One genomic segment of Streptomyces niveus includes these proteins:
- a CDS encoding UDP-N-acetylmuramate dehydrogenase, which translates to MQELHDAPLAPLTTFRLGGPATRLITATTDAEVVAAVREADDAGTPLLIIGGGSNLVIGDKGFEGTALRIATRGFDLSGTALELAAGETWTDAVARTVEAGLAGIECLAGIPGSAGATPIQNVGAYGQEVSSTITEVVAYDRTTRETLTLTNAECAFSYRHSRFKEHPERYVVLRVRFALEDADGLSAPLKYAETARALGVEPGDRVPAATARRTVLELRAGKGMVLDPADHDTWSAGSFFTNPILDDAQLAAFLARVSERLGPDVAPPAFPAGDGRTKTSAAWLIDRAGFTKGYGAGPARISTKHTLALTNRGDATTEDLLALAREVVAGVREAFGITLVNEPVTVGVSL; encoded by the coding sequence GTGCAGGAACTCCACGACGCCCCCCTCGCCCCCCTGACCACCTTCCGCCTCGGCGGCCCCGCCACCCGGCTGATCACCGCGACCACGGACGCCGAGGTCGTGGCGGCCGTGCGCGAGGCGGACGACGCGGGCACGCCGCTCCTGATCATCGGCGGCGGCAGCAATCTGGTCATCGGCGACAAGGGCTTCGAGGGCACCGCCCTGCGGATCGCGACACGCGGCTTCGACCTCTCGGGTACGGCGCTGGAACTGGCCGCCGGCGAGACCTGGACCGACGCCGTCGCCCGTACGGTCGAGGCCGGGCTCGCGGGCATCGAGTGCCTGGCCGGCATCCCCGGCTCGGCCGGCGCCACGCCGATCCAGAACGTGGGCGCGTACGGCCAGGAGGTGTCGAGCACCATCACCGAGGTCGTCGCCTACGACCGGACCACCCGCGAGACCCTGACCCTCACCAACGCCGAGTGCGCGTTCTCCTACCGCCACAGCCGCTTCAAGGAGCACCCCGAGCGCTATGTCGTCCTGCGCGTGCGGTTCGCGCTGGAGGACGCGGACGGGCTCTCGGCCCCGCTGAAGTACGCCGAGACGGCGCGCGCCCTCGGTGTCGAGCCCGGCGACCGGGTCCCGGCCGCCACCGCCCGCAGGACCGTCCTCGAACTGCGCGCGGGCAAGGGCATGGTGCTCGACCCGGCGGACCACGACACCTGGTCGGCCGGCTCCTTCTTCACCAACCCGATCCTCGACGACGCCCAGCTCGCGGCGTTCCTCGCCCGCGTCTCCGAGCGGCTCGGCCCGGACGTCGCACCGCCCGCGTTCCCGGCGGGGGACGGCCGTACGAAGACCTCGGCGGCGTGGCTGATCGACCGCGCGGGCTTCACGAAGGGGTACGGGGCGGGCCCGGCGCGCATCTCCACGAAGCACACGCTCGCCCTGACCAACCGGGGCGACGCCACCACCGAGGACCTGCTGGCGCTCGCCCGGGAGGTCGTCGCGGGGGTGCGTGAGGCTTTCGGGATCACCCTGGTCAACGAGCCGGTGACGGTGGGCGTCAGCCTCTGA
- a CDS encoding NAD(P)-dependent oxidoreductase — protein sequence MKLTVFGATGGIGQEIVRQGLAAGHQVTAVVRDPARFTVTGDELEVFTAATFDDPQTLRPAVKGRDAVLSGIGPSSRKLAGIAGPVARSILGAMDAEGVRRVVVVSAAPLGPVPRDEPLAGKLALGVVKIVLKPVYDDLARMEAELARSGADWTSVRPPQLVDAPVTGVYRTVVDGNPRAGRRIGRADVAHAMLAMVDDPAMVKRAVGVAY from the coding sequence ATGAAGCTCACCGTTTTCGGTGCGACCGGCGGAATCGGCCAGGAGATCGTCCGGCAGGGGCTGGCGGCGGGACATCAGGTCACGGCCGTGGTGCGTGACCCGGCACGCTTCACCGTCACCGGTGACGAGCTGGAGGTCTTCACGGCGGCCACGTTCGACGACCCGCAGACGCTTCGGCCCGCCGTGAAGGGCCGGGACGCCGTGCTGTCGGGCATCGGGCCGAGCAGCCGCAAGCTCGCGGGCATCGCGGGGCCGGTGGCGCGCTCGATCCTCGGGGCGATGGACGCGGAGGGGGTGCGCCGCGTCGTCGTGGTGAGCGCGGCCCCGCTGGGTCCCGTACCGCGCGACGAGCCCCTGGCCGGGAAGCTCGCCCTGGGTGTGGTCAAGATCGTGCTCAAGCCCGTCTACGACGATCTCGCCCGTATGGAGGCGGAGTTGGCGCGCAGCGGGGCGGACTGGACATCCGTGCGGCCGCCCCAGCTGGTGGACGCGCCGGTGACCGGTGTCTACCGGACGGTGGTCGACGGGAACCCGCGGGCGGGGAGAAGGATCGGCCGGGCCGACGTGGCCCACGCGATGCTGGCGATGGTGGACGACCCGGCGATGGTGAAGCGGGCGGTGGGGGTCGCGTACTAG
- a CDS encoding pyridoxal phosphate-dependent aminotransferase yields the protein MSAAIPPTERRVSARVGAISESATLAVDAKAKALKAAGRPVIGFGAGEPDFPTPGYIVEAASEACHNPKYHRYTPAGGLPELKAAIVAKTLRDSGYEIDPAQVLVTNGGKQAIYEAFAAILDPGDEVIVPAPYWTTYPESIRLAGGVPVEVVADETTGYRVSVEQLEAARTERTKVVLFVSPSNPTGAVYSREDTEAIGRWAVSHGLWVMTDEIYEHLVYGDAEFTSLPTVVPELRDKCVVVNGVAKTYAMTGWRVGWIVGPKDVVKAATNLQSHATSNVANVSQAAALAALTGSLDAVDEMRVAFDRRRGTIVRMLNEIDGVVCPEPEGAFYVYPSVKALLGKEIRGRRPESSVDLATLILEEAEVAVVPGEAFGTPGYLRLSYALGDEDLVEGVARLQKLLAEASD from the coding sequence ATGAGCGCTGCAATCCCTCCGACCGAGCGCCGGGTCTCCGCCCGAGTCGGCGCAATCTCCGAGTCCGCCACCCTCGCCGTCGATGCCAAGGCCAAGGCCCTCAAGGCCGCGGGCCGGCCGGTGATCGGCTTCGGTGCGGGCGAGCCCGACTTCCCGACGCCCGGCTACATCGTCGAGGCCGCGAGCGAGGCCTGCCACAACCCGAAGTACCACCGCTACACCCCGGCCGGCGGGCTCCCCGAGCTCAAGGCCGCCATCGTCGCCAAGACGCTGCGCGACTCCGGCTACGAGATCGACCCCGCCCAGGTCCTGGTGACCAACGGCGGCAAGCAGGCGATCTACGAGGCGTTCGCCGCGATCCTCGACCCGGGCGACGAGGTCATCGTCCCGGCGCCGTACTGGACGACGTACCCCGAGTCGATCCGGCTGGCCGGCGGTGTCCCGGTGGAGGTCGTGGCCGACGAGACCACCGGCTACCGGGTCTCGGTCGAGCAGTTGGAGGCGGCGCGCACGGAGCGTACGAAGGTCGTGCTCTTCGTCTCGCCCTCCAACCCGACCGGCGCCGTCTACAGCCGGGAGGACACCGAGGCCATCGGCCGCTGGGCCGTGTCGCACGGCCTGTGGGTCATGACGGACGAGATCTACGAGCACCTCGTCTACGGGGACGCCGAGTTCACCTCGCTGCCCACGGTGGTGCCGGAGCTGCGCGACAAGTGCGTCGTGGTCAACGGTGTCGCCAAGACGTACGCGATGACCGGCTGGCGGGTGGGCTGGATCGTCGGCCCCAAGGACGTGGTGAAGGCCGCGACCAACCTCCAGTCGCACGCGACGTCGAACGTGGCGAACGTCTCGCAGGCCGCCGCGCTCGCCGCCCTCACCGGCAGCCTCGACGCGGTGGACGAGATGCGGGTCGCCTTCGACCGGCGCCGGGGCACCATCGTCCGGATGCTCAACGAGATCGACGGCGTGGTCTGCCCGGAGCCCGAGGGCGCGTTCTACGTGTACCCGTCGGTGAAGGCGCTGCTCGGCAAGGAGATCCGCGGCAGGCGCCCCGAGAGCTCGGTCGACCTGGCCACCCTGATCCTGGAAGAGGCCGAGGTCGCGGTCGTACCGGGTGAGGCCTTCGGTACGCCGGGATATCTGCGGCTGTCGTACGCGCTGGGCGACGAGGACCTGGTCGAGGGCGTGGCCAGGCTCCAGAAGCTGCTGGCCGAGGCCAGCGACTGA
- the rplK gene encoding 50S ribosomal protein L11, translating to MPPKKKKVTGLIKLQISAGAANPAPPVGPALGQHGVNIMEFCKAYNAATESQRGMVVPVEITVYEDRSFTFITKTPPAAKLILKAAGVDKGSGEPHVKKVAKLTRAQVRDIATTKMPDLNANDLDAAEKIISGTARSMGITVEG from the coding sequence ATGCCTCCCAAGAAGAAGAAGGTCACGGGGCTCATCAAGCTCCAGATCTCGGCCGGCGCGGCCAACCCGGCTCCGCCGGTCGGCCCCGCGCTGGGCCAGCACGGCGTCAACATCATGGAGTTCTGCAAGGCCTACAACGCCGCGACCGAGTCGCAGCGTGGCATGGTCGTGCCGGTGGAGATCACGGTCTACGAGGACCGCTCCTTCACCTTCATCACCAAGACTCCGCCGGCCGCGAAGCTGATCCTCAAGGCCGCGGGTGTGGACAAGGGCTCCGGCGAGCCGCACGTCAAGAAGGTCGCCAAGCTCACGCGTGCGCAGGTCCGTGACATCGCCACGACCAAGATGCCCGACCTGAACGCCAACGACCTGGACGCCGCCGAGAAGATCATCTCCGGCACCGCCCGTTCGATGGGCATCACGGTCGAGGGCTGA
- a CDS encoding DUF6612 family protein — MTMSTWGRVGVSLTALAVVAGVAGCQSDDSDTKRTGGSAANGGEPQSRSAVTEVLTAAYEKTAAAKSAKVSMTMSMPAGAAGAAGGGEMEMAGVMGWDPMVMDMTMTGSMMQAEPDAPDKIRMVWVENAMYMDMGAEAAKDMDGKRWMKLDLAAAAEASGDPAAASELTGGMENMNQDPAQQLALLLDSPNVKHVGSEKVDGVDAQHYKGTLTVAEMVESNESLDVLSAKERKDLLAGIDKSGIEGYDIEVWVNEDDYPVKMDVGMDSPQGAMKMSARYSDYGAKASVQTPPAGDTVDLFEMLGDLGGEAGAGADDSGI, encoded by the coding sequence ATGACCATGTCGACATGGGGGCGTGTTGGCGTCTCGCTGACGGCACTGGCCGTAGTGGCGGGTGTGGCCGGTTGTCAGAGCGACGACTCGGACACGAAGAGGACCGGCGGTTCCGCGGCCAACGGCGGGGAGCCGCAGTCCCGTTCGGCGGTGACCGAGGTTCTGACGGCGGCGTACGAGAAGACGGCGGCGGCCAAGTCCGCCAAGGTCAGCATGACGATGTCGATGCCCGCCGGCGCGGCGGGGGCCGCCGGGGGCGGCGAGATGGAGATGGCCGGCGTCATGGGCTGGGACCCCATGGTGATGGACATGACCATGACCGGCTCGATGATGCAGGCCGAGCCCGACGCCCCGGACAAGATCCGGATGGTGTGGGTCGAGAACGCGATGTACATGGACATGGGCGCCGAGGCGGCCAAGGACATGGACGGCAAGCGCTGGATGAAGCTGGACCTCGCCGCCGCGGCGGAGGCCTCGGGCGACCCCGCGGCCGCCAGTGAGCTCACCGGCGGCATGGAGAACATGAACCAGGACCCGGCCCAGCAGCTCGCGCTGCTGCTGGACTCGCCGAACGTGAAGCACGTCGGCTCCGAGAAGGTCGACGGGGTCGACGCCCAGCACTACAAGGGCACGCTCACGGTCGCCGAGATGGTCGAGTCGAACGAGTCGCTCGACGTCCTCAGCGCCAAGGAGCGCAAGGACCTGCTCGCCGGCATCGACAAGTCGGGCATCGAGGGGTACGACATCGAGGTCTGGGTCAACGAGGACGACTACCCGGTCAAGATGGACGTCGGGATGGACTCCCCGCAGGGCGCAATGAAGATGAGCGCGCGGTACAGCGACTACGGCGCCAAGGCGTCCGTCCAGACACCGCCGGCCGGCGACACCGTCGACCTCTTCGAGATGCTGGGCGACCTCGGCGGCGAGGCCGGCGCCGGCGCGGACGACTCCGGGATCTGA
- the rplA gene encoding 50S ribosomal protein L1: MKRSKALRSADAKIDAERNYPPLEAVRIAKDTNTTKFDGTVEVAMRLGVDPRKADQMVRGTVNLPHGTGKTARVLVFATGDRAEAARAAGADIVGSDELIEEVQKGRLDFDAVVATPDLMGKVGRLGRVLGPRGLMPNPKTGTVTPDVTKAVTDIKGGKIEFRVDKHSNLHFIIGKVSFDETKLVENYAAALEEILRLKPSAAKGRYIKKATLATTMGPGIPLDANRTRNLLVEEDPASV, translated from the coding sequence GTGAAGCGCAGCAAGGCACTCCGCAGCGCGGACGCGAAGATCGACGCGGAGCGTAACTATCCTCCGCTCGAGGCCGTCCGTATCGCCAAGGACACCAACACCACCAAGTTCGACGGCACCGTCGAGGTCGCCATGCGTCTGGGCGTCGACCCGCGCAAGGCGGACCAGATGGTCCGTGGCACCGTGAACCTTCCGCACGGCACCGGCAAGACCGCCCGGGTCCTGGTCTTCGCGACCGGTGACCGTGCCGAGGCAGCGCGTGCCGCGGGCGCCGACATCGTCGGCTCCGACGAGCTGATCGAAGAGGTCCAGAAGGGCCGTCTCGACTTCGACGCCGTCGTCGCCACCCCGGACCTCATGGGCAAGGTCGGCCGGCTCGGCCGCGTCCTCGGCCCGCGTGGTCTGATGCCGAACCCGAAGACCGGCACCGTCACCCCCGATGTCACCAAGGCCGTGACCGACATCAAGGGCGGCAAGATCGAGTTCCGCGTCGACAAGCACTCGAACCTGCACTTCATCATCGGCAAGGTCTCCTTCGACGAGACGAAGCTGGTCGAGAACTACGCCGCGGCGCTGGAGGAGATCCTCCGTCTCAAGCCGTCCGCCGCGAAGGGCCGTTACATCAAGAAGGCGACCCTGGCGACGACGATGGGCCCCGGCATTCCGCTGGACGCCAACCGCACTCGTAACCTCCTCGTCGAGGAGGACCCGGCCTCCGTCTGA
- the secE gene encoding preprotein translocase subunit SecE, whose amino-acid sequence MTDAVGSIDKPDADDDETAESGKKARKGGKRGKKGPLGRLALFYRQIVAELRKVVWPTRNQLTTYTTVVIVFVVVMIGLVTVMDYGFQRVVKYVFG is encoded by the coding sequence GTGACGGACGCCGTGGGCTCCATCGACAAACCTGATGCTGACGATGACGAGACCGCAGAGTCGGGCAAGAAGGCCCGCAAGGGTGGTAAGCGCGGCAAGAAGGGCCCCCTGGGCCGTCTCGCGCTCTTCTACCGTCAGATCGTCGCGGAGCTGCGCAAGGTCGTCTGGCCGACTCGCAACCAGCTGACGACCTACACGACTGTCGTGATCGTCTTCGTCGTCGTCATGATCGGTCTGGTGACCGTGATGGACTACGGCTTCCAGAGAGTAGTCAAGTACGTCTTCGGCTAG
- a CDS encoding adenosine deaminase codes for MENVSGPPRDDSATRATRDIRLLPKAHLHLHFTGSMRPTTLLELADKYGVHLPDALTGGEPPELRATDERGWFRFQRLYDIARSCLRSAEDIQRLVREAAEEDVKDGSGWLEIQVDPTSYAPLLGGLIPALEIILDAVDAAARDTGLDIRVVVAANRMKHPLDARTLARLAVRYADRGVVGFGLSNDERRGMARDFDRAFAIAREGGLLAAPHGGELSGPSSVRDCLDDLRATRVGHGVRAAEDPRLLRKLAERGVTCEVCPASNVALGVYEKPADVPLRTLFDAGVPMALGADDPLLFGSRLAAQYELVRKHHGFTDGELAELARQSVRGSAAPAGTQEKLLAGIDSWLLDG; via the coding sequence ATGGAGAACGTTTCCGGCCCCCCGCGTGACGACAGCGCCACCCGCGCCACCCGTGACATCCGCCTCTTGCCGAAGGCCCATCTGCATCTGCACTTCACCGGCTCGATGCGGCCGACGACGCTGCTGGAGCTGGCCGACAAGTACGGCGTCCACCTCCCCGACGCCCTCACCGGCGGCGAGCCGCCCGAACTGCGCGCGACCGACGAACGGGGCTGGTTCCGCTTCCAGCGGCTCTACGACATCGCCCGGTCCTGTCTGCGCTCCGCCGAGGACATCCAGCGGCTGGTGCGCGAGGCCGCCGAGGAGGACGTCAAGGACGGCTCCGGGTGGCTGGAGATACAGGTCGACCCCACCTCGTACGCCCCGCTGCTCGGCGGACTGATCCCGGCGCTGGAGATCATCCTGGACGCCGTGGACGCGGCGGCCAGGGACACCGGGCTCGACATACGGGTCGTGGTCGCGGCGAACCGGATGAAGCATCCCCTGGACGCCCGCACACTCGCGCGGCTCGCCGTGCGGTACGCGGACCGGGGCGTCGTCGGGTTCGGCCTGTCGAACGACGAACGCCGGGGCATGGCACGGGACTTCGACCGGGCCTTCGCGATCGCCAGGGAGGGCGGGCTGCTCGCGGCGCCGCACGGCGGTGAGCTGAGCGGGCCCTCGTCCGTACGGGACTGCCTGGACGATCTGCGCGCGACCCGGGTCGGGCACGGCGTACGGGCCGCCGAGGATCCGCGGCTGCTGCGCAAGCTGGCCGAGCGCGGGGTGACCTGTGAGGTCTGCCCCGCGTCGAACGTGGCGCTGGGCGTGTACGAGAAGCCCGCCGACGTGCCTCTGCGCACCCTGTTCGACGCCGGGGTGCCGATGGCGCTGGGCGCCGACGACCCGCTGCTGTTCGGCTCGCGGCTCGCGGCGCAGTACGAACTGGTACGCAAGCACCACGGGTTCACGGACGGGGAGCTGGCCGAGCTGGCCCGTCAGTCCGTACGGGGCTCGGCGGCGCCCGCCGGGACGCAGGAGAAGCTGCTGGCGGGGATCGACAGCTGGCTGCTGGACGGCTGA
- the rplJ gene encoding 50S ribosomal protein L10: MARPDKAAAVAELTEQFRSSNAAVLTEYRGLTVAQLKELRRSLGANAQYAVVKNTLTKIAANEAGINTLDDLFAGPTAVAFVTGDPVESAKGLRDFAKDNPNLVIKGGVLDGKALSADEFKKLADLESREVLLAKVAGGIKASMAKAAATFQAPLSEFVRTADALRAKREAEQGGAGTPAPAEADAE; encoded by the coding sequence ATGGCAAGGCCCGACAAGGCTGCCGCGGTGGCCGAGCTGACGGAACAATTCCGCAGCTCGAACGCCGCAGTGCTGACCGAGTACCGGGGTCTCACCGTGGCGCAGCTCAAGGAGCTGCGCCGTTCCCTCGGTGCGAACGCCCAGTACGCCGTGGTGAAGAACACGCTGACCAAGATCGCGGCCAACGAGGCCGGGATCAACACGCTGGACGACCTGTTCGCGGGTCCGACGGCGGTTGCCTTCGTCACCGGTGACCCGGTGGAGTCGGCGAAGGGTCTTCGTGACTTCGCCAAGGACAACCCGAACCTCGTCATCAAGGGCGGTGTCCTTGATGGCAAGGCGCTCAGCGCCGACGAGTTCAAGAAGCTCGCGGACCTCGAGTCCCGCGAGGTGCTGCTCGCCAAGGTGGCCGGTGGAATCAAGGCGTCGATGGCCAAGGCCGCGGCGACATTCCAGGCCCCGCTGTCGGAGTTCGTCCGTACCGCGGACGCCCTTCGCGCCAAGCGTGAGGCCGAGCAGGGCGGTGCCGGTACGCCGGCTCCCGCCGAGGCCGACGCCGAGTAG
- a CDS encoding MFS transporter, with product MNQPAARGGTNATWALVITGAAGFMAALDNLVVTTALPSIREDLGGKLADLEWTVNAYTLTFAVLLMFGAALGDRFGRRRLFVAGLSVFTAASAAAALAPGIDTLIAARAVQGVGAAIMMPLALTLLTAAVPAARRGAALGIFSAVTGIAVAAGPLVGGSLTEHISWEWIFWLNVPIGLLLLPLARTRLKESYAPNARIDIPGTLLISGGLFGIVYALVNANAEGWTSPLVLGGLIVGTLLIAGFVRHGIRRPDPMLPMRLFKDRTFAGINAASLLMFLGMFGSIFLLSQFMQGVAGYSPTEAGLRMLPWTAMPLLVAPFAGILSDRVGGRPVVTAGLALQAVGLALFAMAVEPGVSYAALLPALIVSGIGMALYFAPATSLVMSSVRPAEQGIASGANSALREVGGALGVAILGAVFSARGGYETPQVFVDGTVPALWIGSAVVGLAALTALAMPGRRATGRTTTVRKSAARDTAAEEKRETAAGEKRETVAV from the coding sequence ATGAACCAGCCAGCAGCCCGCGGCGGCACGAACGCCACCTGGGCCCTCGTCATCACCGGCGCCGCGGGCTTCATGGCGGCCCTCGACAACCTCGTCGTCACCACCGCCCTGCCGTCCATCCGCGAGGACCTCGGCGGCAAGCTCGCCGACCTGGAGTGGACGGTCAACGCCTACACGCTCACCTTCGCGGTGCTGCTCATGTTCGGCGCGGCCCTCGGCGACCGGTTCGGCCGCCGCCGGCTCTTCGTCGCCGGGCTCTCGGTCTTCACCGCGGCGTCCGCCGCCGCGGCCCTCGCCCCCGGCATCGACACCCTGATTGCCGCACGCGCCGTCCAGGGCGTCGGCGCGGCGATCATGATGCCGCTCGCCCTCACCCTGCTCACCGCTGCGGTACCGGCCGCCAGACGCGGCGCCGCGCTCGGCATCTTCAGCGCCGTCACCGGCATCGCCGTCGCCGCGGGCCCGCTCGTCGGCGGAAGCCTCACAGAGCACATCTCCTGGGAGTGGATCTTCTGGCTGAACGTCCCGATCGGTCTCCTGCTGCTCCCGCTCGCCAGGACGCGCCTCAAGGAGTCGTACGCCCCGAACGCCCGCATCGACATCCCCGGCACCCTGCTCATCAGCGGCGGCCTCTTCGGCATCGTCTACGCCCTGGTCAACGCCAACGCCGAGGGCTGGACCAGCCCCCTCGTCCTCGGCGGGCTGATCGTGGGCACGCTGCTGATCGCCGGCTTCGTGCGCCACGGCATCCGCCGGCCCGACCCGATGCTGCCGATGCGGCTGTTCAAGGACCGCACCTTCGCCGGGATCAACGCCGCGAGCCTGCTGATGTTCCTCGGCATGTTCGGTTCGATCTTCCTGCTCAGCCAGTTCATGCAGGGCGTCGCCGGTTACTCGCCCACCGAGGCCGGCCTGCGGATGCTCCCGTGGACCGCGATGCCGCTGCTCGTCGCGCCGTTCGCCGGGATCCTCTCCGACCGCGTCGGCGGCCGGCCCGTGGTCACCGCGGGCCTCGCCCTCCAGGCCGTCGGACTGGCCCTGTTCGCGATGGCGGTGGAGCCCGGTGTGTCGTACGCGGCGCTGCTCCCCGCGCTGATCGTCAGCGGGATCGGCATGGCGCTGTACTTCGCCCCGGCCACCAGCCTGGTCATGTCCAGCGTCCGGCCCGCCGAGCAGGGCATCGCGTCCGGCGCGAACAGCGCGCTGCGTGAGGTCGGCGGCGCTCTCGGCGTCGCGATACTCGGGGCGGTGTTCTCCGCGCGGGGCGGCTACGAGACACCCCAGGTCTTCGTGGACGGCACCGTCCCCGCCCTGTGGATCGGCTCGGCCGTCGTGGGGCTGGCGGCCCTGACGGCCCTGGCCATGCCCGGCCGCCGGGCCACGGGCAGGACCACGACCGTACGGAAGTCGGCGGCGCGCGACACGGCGGCCGAGGAGAAGCGCGAGACGGCGGCCGGGGAGAAGCGCGAGACGGTGGCCGTCTGA
- the nusG gene encoding transcription termination/antitermination protein NusG has product MSDPNLNDANEAVESRKDETDIVEAADAVEPDQAEAADAEAGEPAEESALHVEDVEDEDAADAAPKAEDDEDEAAEDGDDVELVEEPAAAADPVAALREELRGLPGEWYVIHTYAGYEKRVKANLEQRAVSLNVEDFIYSAEVPEEEIVQIKNGERKNVRQNKLPGYVLVRMDLTNESWGVVRNTPGVTGFVGNAYDPYPLTLDEIVKMLAPEAEEKAAREAAEAEGKPAPSRKVEVQVLDFEVGDSVTVTDGPFATLQATINEINPDSKKVKGLVEIFGRETPVELSFDQIQKN; this is encoded by the coding sequence GTGTCTGACCCGAACCTGAACGACGCCAACGAGGCGGTCGAGTCCCGTAAGGACGAGACCGACATCGTCGAGGCGGCGGACGCTGTCGAGCCAGACCAGGCCGAAGCCGCTGACGCAGAGGCCGGCGAGCCGGCCGAGGAGTCGGCGCTGCACGTCGAGGACGTCGAGGACGAGGACGCCGCCGATGCCGCGCCCAAGGCCGAAGACGACGAGGACGAGGCTGCCGAGGACGGCGACGACGTCGAGCTCGTCGAAGAGCCCGCCGCAGCGGCCGACCCGGTCGCCGCGCTCCGCGAGGAGCTGCGCGGGCTGCCCGGCGAGTGGTACGTCATCCACACGTACGCGGGCTACGAGAAGCGCGTGAAGGCCAACCTGGAACAGCGCGCCGTCTCGCTCAACGTCGAGGACTTCATCTACTCGGCCGAGGTGCCCGAGGAAGAGATCGTCCAGATCAAGAACGGCGAGCGCAAGAACGTCCGCCAGAACAAGCTCCCGGGCTACGTCCTGGTGCGGATGGACCTGACGAACGAGTCCTGGGGTGTCGTACGGAACACCCCCGGCGTCACGGGCTTCGTCGGCAACGCCTACGACCCGTACCCGCTGACGCTGGACGAGATCGTCAAGATGCTCGCCCCCGAGGCCGAGGAGAAGGCCGCGCGCGAGGCGGCCGAGGCCGAGGGCAAGCCGGCTCCGTCCCGCAAGGTCGAGGTCCAGGTGCTGGACTTCGAGGTCGGCGACTCGGTCACCGTCACCGACGGTCCGTTCGCGACGCTCCAGGCGACGATCAACGAGATCAACCCGGACTCCAAGAAGGTCAAGGGCCTCGTCGAGATCTTCGGTCGCGAGACTCCGGTCGAGCTGAGCTTCGACCAGATCCAGAAGAACTGA
- the rplL gene encoding 50S ribosomal protein L7/L12, translating into MAKLSQDDLLAQFESLTLIELSDFVKAFEEKFDVKAAAPVAAAAAGGAAVVVEEEVQDEFDVILTGAGEKKIQVIKVVRELTSLGLKEAKDLVDGAPKPVVEKVAKEAAEKAAESLKAAGASVEVK; encoded by the coding sequence ATGGCGAAGCTGTCCCAGGACGACCTGCTCGCGCAGTTCGAAAGCCTGACCCTCATCGAGCTCTCCGACTTCGTGAAGGCGTTCGAGGAGAAGTTCGACGTCAAGGCCGCCGCGCCGGTCGCCGCTGCCGCCGCCGGTGGCGCCGCTGTCGTCGTCGAAGAAGAGGTCCAGGACGAGTTCGACGTCATCCTCACGGGTGCCGGCGAGAAGAAGATCCAGGTCATCAAGGTCGTGCGTGAGCTCACCTCGCTGGGCCTCAAGGAGGCCAAGGACCTCGTGGACGGCGCCCCCAAGCCCGTCGTCGAGAAGGTCGCCAAGGAGGCCGCCGAGAAGGCTGCCGAGTCCCTCAAGGCCGCCGGCGCCTCCGTCGAGGTCAAGTGA
- a CDS encoding TetR/AcrR family transcriptional regulator — MKPARARILDAAAELMATIGLARATTKEIARAAGCSEAALYKYFAGKEDLFLHVLDERLPRLGPLLSELAKRPADGGAGGGGDARSVEENLTEVVRQAALFYEATFAIAASIFAEPALLRRHAEGVRALGAGPHIPLRSLAAYLRNEREAGRIRPDADPDAAATLLLGACQQRAFLSSFPDGEPVAPVEEFAPALVRAALLGLAPVT; from the coding sequence ATGAAGCCCGCGCGGGCCCGCATTCTCGACGCCGCCGCCGAGCTGATGGCCACCATCGGCCTGGCCCGCGCCACCACCAAGGAGATCGCCCGGGCGGCTGGCTGCTCGGAGGCGGCCCTCTACAAGTACTTCGCCGGCAAGGAAGACCTCTTCCTGCACGTACTGGACGAGCGGCTGCCCCGGCTCGGCCCGCTCCTCAGCGAACTCGCGAAGCGCCCCGCCGACGGGGGAGCGGGCGGGGGAGGCGACGCGCGGAGTGTCGAGGAGAACCTGACCGAGGTCGTCCGCCAGGCCGCCCTCTTCTACGAGGCGACCTTCGCGATCGCCGCCTCAATCTTCGCCGAACCGGCGCTGCTGCGCCGCCACGCCGAGGGCGTACGGGCACTGGGCGCCGGCCCGCACATCCCGCTGCGCTCCCTCGCCGCCTATCTGCGCAACGAGCGCGAAGCGGGCCGGATCCGTCCCGACGCCGATCCCGACGCCGCGGCCACGCTGCTGCTCGGCGCGTGTCAGCAGCGGGCGTTCCTGAGCAGCTTTCCCGACGGCGAACCGGTCGCCCCGGTCGAGGAGTTCGCCCCCGCGCTGGTCCGCGCGGCGCTCCTGGGGCTCGCCCCCGTGACCTGA